The following coding sequences lie in one Alloacidobacterium dinghuense genomic window:
- a CDS encoding uroporphyrinogen-III synthase, with amino-acid sequence MAHASFNGLRVLSLESRRAIEVAKLIRTYDGEPLIVSAMREVPASSHKQVFEFANGLMHSDFDLVVFLTGVGVRTLLNVVETKYDREAFLTALRSVKVACRGPKPSSVLRELNVPIVVSAPEPCTWREMLSCLDTEFGDSLGQFRVAVQEYGASNPELLSALTERSKEVIKVPVYQWALPDDLQPLRECVLGIANGSVDVVLFMTAVQVIHLFQVAEQMNYVNELRQGLEAVAVLSIGPTTTEELRHYGVTPDFEPSRPKMGFLVNEAAQYAGRLLDEKRSKMLNLGPRGGVAAATTARDVEEQPAPVKRVAPSTPAMAGFRDGLAAFDFLHEISSRFASADSFHVVLNRIVDFVSTLIPCDSCFIYVLEQDKLLLRASKNPHADVVDHLGVKIGQGITGWVAQHREPVAIASNAANDPRFQVFRNLPEDHFEAILCVPILCASKIVGVITLQHRKPYDHKQQEVRLLSMIGFLVGAEIERARLEDKNVELSDRLETRIAVDRAKGILQRDLAIDESEAYRMMQRESRQRRKSMREIAEAVLLSDELKTVRGTIEQKQHKG; translated from the coding sequence ATGGCGCACGCAAGTTTTAATGGTTTGCGGGTCCTGTCGCTTGAGTCTCGCCGCGCGATCGAGGTTGCCAAACTAATTCGCACATACGACGGTGAGCCGCTGATAGTATCTGCCATGCGCGAGGTGCCGGCTTCGTCTCATAAGCAGGTCTTCGAGTTTGCGAACGGCCTTATGCACTCGGACTTTGACCTGGTTGTTTTTCTTACCGGCGTGGGCGTGCGCACGCTGTTGAACGTCGTCGAAACGAAATACGATCGTGAAGCGTTTCTCACTGCACTGCGCTCGGTTAAGGTAGCATGCCGTGGTCCGAAGCCATCGAGTGTCTTGAGAGAGCTGAATGTGCCAATCGTCGTTTCTGCGCCTGAGCCGTGTACCTGGCGCGAGATGTTGTCATGTCTTGATACTGAATTTGGCGACTCGTTAGGCCAATTCCGCGTAGCGGTGCAGGAATACGGCGCTTCTAATCCTGAGCTGCTCTCTGCTCTCACAGAAAGAAGCAAGGAAGTCATAAAAGTCCCTGTATATCAGTGGGCGCTACCCGATGATCTGCAGCCACTGCGTGAATGCGTGCTCGGGATTGCAAATGGAAGTGTCGATGTCGTGCTGTTTATGACGGCTGTCCAGGTGATTCACCTCTTCCAGGTAGCCGAGCAGATGAATTATGTCAACGAGCTACGTCAGGGACTTGAGGCTGTTGCTGTGCTCTCAATCGGACCAACGACCACAGAAGAGTTGCGACACTATGGCGTTACGCCTGATTTCGAGCCCTCACGCCCTAAGATGGGCTTCCTGGTAAATGAGGCAGCGCAATATGCAGGCCGCTTGCTGGATGAGAAGCGCAGCAAAATGCTGAACCTCGGTCCGCGCGGGGGCGTAGCGGCGGCCACAACAGCGCGCGATGTTGAAGAGCAACCTGCGCCAGTTAAACGTGTAGCGCCATCCACGCCGGCCATGGCGGGCTTTCGCGACGGTCTTGCAGCCTTCGACTTTCTCCATGAAATCAGTAGCCGCTTTGCTTCCGCGGATTCTTTTCACGTTGTCCTGAACCGTATCGTCGACTTTGTCTCAACTCTCATTCCTTGCGATTCATGTTTTATCTATGTTCTGGAACAGGACAAGTTACTGCTACGCGCCTCCAAAAATCCGCATGCGGATGTGGTCGATCATCTGGGAGTAAAGATCGGCCAGGGCATCACCGGCTGGGTGGCACAGCACCGTGAACCCGTTGCTATTGCTTCCAACGCAGCGAACGACCCGCGTTTCCAGGTGTTCCGCAACCTGCCCGAGGATCATTTTGAGGCGATTCTCTGTGTTCCGATACTCTGTGCGAGCAAAATTGTCGGTGTTATCACGCTGCAACATCGCAAGCCTTATGATCACAAGCAGCAAGAGGTCAGGCTGCTTTCCATGATTGGCTTTCTCGTTGGAGCAGAAATAGAGCGCGCACGGCTTGAAGATAAGAATGTGGAGCTTTCTGACCGGCTTGAAACCCGCATCGCTGTAGACAGAGCGAAAGGCATTTTGCAACGCGATCTTGCGATTGATGAGAGCGAAGCATACCGCATGATGCAAAGAGAAAGCCGGCAACGCCGCAAATCAATGCGTGAAATCGCGGAAGCCGTCCTGCTCAGCGATGAGCTTAAGACCGTGCGCGGGACCATTGAACAAAAGCAGCATAAGGGTTAG
- a CDS encoding TonB-dependent receptor, with amino-acid sequence MNHRNLINDAWVYSSNARAEDGLEPPRGWRALRDTVLIPLGVFVVLLVLALFMSHTALAQTGSGRIAGSVKDATGAVISGSSVTLTSTATSVTQTTTSNEEGIFNFPVVSIGQYELDVTASGFTPYKQTREIKIDVNTSLTIDVTLQVAQDSQTVTVTEGNAEVHTTDTQIGQTIESKQIVDIPLNGRSYTDLLAVQAGVTPVTTSGAGNSSSGGGFGTVPAAGQANTGQFSIHGQRESDNAYYLNGASVEETIGQQAGIIPNLDSIAEFRILSSNVDAEYGSFTGGIINVVTKSGTNAFHGNLFEFFRNTNLDARNYFSPERAVFHQNQYGGTFGGPIHKDKIFFFADYQGQRYIQGIETGFVTVPSLLNRSGNFGAGSAFTGTVNGIYLAQTLTQRLGYQVTQGEPFSQVFPSGVIPQRAWGTASQRMLQYIPEPNIGLNTFSSGAYDSRINDNKTAGRVDFNSNRFGTSSIYYFNDLYNLDNPYPSGLGGATLPGNGFAYDATSSGGDQVLIFSNIHTFGASTVNEARFGMTRLDNKIGEPKGGVGVTLQDQGIQAGGEGIVQGFPAQAGLEELYFNGFSVGTNPFSLAQVNDTYDLGDSVSRTIGNHTLKVGGRYIWYKVKQDPNLVANGTFSFFGSGNQTTGNGFADFLLGLPDFYSQQSSPTFYESAADGDLFAQDSFRVRPSLTLNYGLRWDYVTPWAEKYHQTTTFVQGVQSTTFPGAPLGYLVPGDPLPGGGHIPAGIAPTPLNNFSPRFGLAYSPSVSDGFISKLTGGPGKTSIRLGGGRFFTSPQGLTVAYPTGNPPYGLTYTSPEAPVMETPFIGALSGTHYIQQFPVNVPSYSVSPTNPDNSVDWSRYYPISGAGSVYYKNKTSYAMQYNLTIERQIGTNTLVSVGYIGSLGRHLLTVVGANPGNPALCLSLSQPSEVAPGSPTCGPFGENLVYTRADGTVVNGTRSPFPNTIGTDAYYKNMGNSKYNGLEVTFKHTAGPLSFLASYTYSKSYDQTSSIQEQVDPYDYHRLDGISAFDLKHDFVFSYNYDLPVDRFLHPNRFTSGWALSGITRFASGLPVTFASSGDNYLVQVQNNGVNSISIDMPNYDGTGYKINHNPRNGRPYFNTAAFTPNALGTEGNSKRRMFYGPGIDNYDMALHKVTNFTESRSLELRLEMFNVFNHAQFYPNGSVDGNIGDASFGHVLRAADPRIGQIAAKFRF; translated from the coding sequence ATGAACCACCGGAACTTGATCAACGATGCCTGGGTATATTCCTCGAACGCGCGCGCCGAAGACGGTCTCGAACCACCTCGCGGGTGGAGGGCGCTGCGAGACACAGTGCTGATCCCACTTGGCGTATTTGTTGTGCTTCTCGTGCTCGCGCTATTCATGAGTCACACCGCTCTCGCCCAGACTGGGAGCGGAAGAATTGCAGGATCAGTGAAGGATGCAACGGGCGCTGTTATTTCGGGAAGTAGCGTTACCTTAACCAGCACAGCAACGAGCGTGACCCAAACTACTACGAGCAATGAGGAGGGTATCTTCAACTTTCCCGTTGTATCGATTGGGCAATACGAACTCGACGTCACCGCGAGTGGATTCACGCCATATAAGCAAACCCGCGAAATCAAGATCGATGTGAACACATCGCTGACCATCGACGTGACGCTTCAAGTGGCGCAGGATTCGCAAACTGTCACGGTGACGGAGGGCAACGCCGAGGTCCATACCACGGACACACAGATTGGCCAGACAATCGAGAGCAAGCAGATAGTCGACATTCCTCTTAACGGCCGCAGCTACACGGATCTGCTGGCCGTACAGGCGGGCGTCACACCGGTGACGACGAGCGGCGCAGGCAACAGCAGTTCCGGAGGCGGCTTTGGCACCGTGCCAGCGGCGGGTCAGGCCAACACGGGGCAGTTCTCCATCCATGGACAACGCGAATCTGACAACGCCTACTACCTGAATGGCGCTAGCGTTGAGGAAACCATCGGCCAGCAGGCGGGCATCATCCCTAACCTCGACTCTATTGCCGAGTTCCGGATTCTCTCCAGTAACGTTGACGCTGAATACGGAAGTTTCACCGGCGGCATCATCAACGTGGTCACAAAATCTGGCACCAATGCCTTTCATGGCAATCTCTTTGAGTTCTTCCGCAACACTAACCTCGACGCACGGAACTATTTCTCTCCTGAGCGCGCGGTCTTCCATCAAAACCAATATGGTGGCACCTTTGGGGGCCCAATCCACAAGGACAAAATATTCTTCTTCGCGGACTACCAGGGGCAGCGTTACATCCAGGGTATCGAGACAGGCTTCGTTACAGTGCCTTCTCTGCTGAACCGAAGCGGCAACTTCGGCGCGGGATCTGCGTTTACCGGAACAGTCAACGGGATATATCTTGCACAAACTCTGACTCAGCGACTCGGCTACCAGGTCACGCAGGGCGAACCGTTTTCACAGGTGTTTCCCAGCGGCGTGATTCCCCAACGCGCATGGGGAACCGCGTCACAGCGCATGCTGCAGTACATTCCCGAACCGAACATCGGCTTGAATACGTTCTCAAGCGGAGCGTATGACAGCCGCATCAATGACAACAAGACAGCTGGCCGCGTGGACTTCAACTCCAACCGCTTCGGCACTTCATCGATCTACTACTTCAACGATCTCTACAACCTGGACAACCCCTATCCCAGCGGTCTTGGCGGCGCCACACTTCCCGGTAATGGCTTCGCTTATGATGCGACATCCAGTGGCGGCGACCAGGTGTTGATCTTCAGCAACATCCATACGTTTGGAGCGAGCACCGTGAACGAGGCGCGCTTCGGCATGACACGTCTCGACAACAAGATTGGTGAGCCAAAAGGTGGCGTTGGCGTCACTTTACAGGACCAGGGCATCCAGGCCGGTGGCGAAGGAATTGTCCAGGGTTTTCCTGCACAGGCGGGCCTCGAGGAACTCTATTTCAACGGCTTTTCGGTTGGAACAAATCCCTTCTCCCTTGCTCAAGTCAATGACACATACGATTTGGGCGATAGTGTTTCGCGCACCATAGGCAACCACACCCTCAAGGTTGGCGGGAGATACATCTGGTATAAAGTCAAACAGGATCCGAACCTCGTTGCCAACGGCACATTCTCATTCTTTGGTTCGGGAAACCAGACGACTGGCAATGGCTTCGCAGACTTCCTGCTCGGACTCCCTGATTTCTATTCTCAACAATCCTCTCCAACCTTTTACGAATCGGCCGCAGATGGCGACCTCTTTGCGCAGGACAGTTTCCGTGTACGTCCCAGCCTTACTTTGAACTACGGCCTACGCTGGGACTACGTCACACCATGGGCAGAGAAGTATCACCAGACGACTACGTTTGTGCAGGGAGTGCAGTCCACGACCTTCCCGGGCGCGCCTCTCGGCTACCTGGTCCCCGGGGATCCTCTCCCTGGTGGCGGACACATTCCAGCTGGCATTGCGCCCACACCACTCAACAACTTCTCTCCCCGCTTTGGCCTGGCCTACTCACCTTCTGTATCGGATGGCTTTATCAGCAAGCTCACGGGCGGCCCAGGAAAGACCAGCATCCGTTTGGGCGGAGGACGCTTTTTCACTTCGCCCCAGGGTCTCACGGTTGCGTATCCAACCGGCAACCCGCCCTATGGCCTGACTTACACCAGTCCGGAGGCGCCCGTCATGGAGACACCCTTCATCGGTGCGCTCTCCGGGACGCATTACATCCAGCAGTTTCCCGTGAATGTACCTTCTTATAGTGTTTCGCCAACTAACCCGGATAACTCGGTTGACTGGAGCCGCTATTACCCCATCAGCGGTGCGGGCAGCGTTTATTACAAGAACAAGACCAGTTATGCAATGCAGTACAACCTCACCATCGAGCGTCAGATTGGTACGAATACTCTGGTCAGCGTCGGTTATATAGGTTCGCTGGGTCGGCACTTGTTGACGGTCGTCGGAGCGAATCCCGGCAATCCCGCCCTGTGCCTCAGCCTAAGTCAACCGTCGGAAGTGGCACCAGGCTCTCCGACTTGCGGTCCCTTCGGGGAGAACCTGGTCTATACCCGCGCGGACGGTACGGTGGTTAACGGAACGCGCAGCCCCTTTCCCAACACGATCGGGACTGATGCCTACTACAAGAACATGGGCAATTCGAAGTACAACGGTTTGGAGGTCACCTTCAAGCACACCGCAGGACCGTTGTCCTTCCTCGCCAGCTATACCTACTCCAAATCTTATGACCAGACATCGAGCATCCAGGAACAGGTCGATCCGTATGACTATCACCGGCTCGATGGCATCTCAGCCTTCGATCTCAAGCATGACTTCGTCTTCAGTTACAACTACGACCTGCCTGTAGATCGTTTCCTTCATCCAAACCGGTTCACCAGCGGCTGGGCGCTTTCCGGGATTACCCGCTTTGCCTCAGGGCTGCCTGTCACCTTTGCCAGTTCAGGCGATAACTACCTCGTGCAGGTGCAGAACAACGGTGTGAACTCAATCAGTATCGACATGCCTAACTACGATGGCACAGGATACAAGATCAACCATAACCCCCGAAACGGCAGACCCTATTTCAACACCGCCGCATTCACGCCCAATGCACTTGGAACAGAAGGCAACTCCAAGCGCAGGATGTTTTATGGGCCTGGCATCGATAACTACGATATGGCGCTGCACAAAGTAACTAACTTCACCGAATCGCGCTCACTTGAGTTGCGTTTGGAAATGTTCAACGTCTTCAACCACGCGCAGTTCTACCCGAATGGATCGGTCGACGGAAACATAGGCGATGCCTCCTTCGGCCATGTACTGCGTGCAGCCGATCCTCGAATTGGTCAGATCGCGGCGAAGTTCCGCTTTTAA
- a CDS encoding Nramp family divalent metal transporter, which translates to MRIEEADLEVAARPPARGLVVPRSWQKHLLSFLMVFGPGLIVMEADNDAGAVSTYMQAGGQYGLHLLWLLVVLLPICYFVQEMVARLGIATGKGHAAMIYERFGTWWGRFSLIDLLVVNFLTLITEFAAISLALSALGINPYISVPVSALGLTLMVVTGSYLRWERIVIALCLMDLTWFALAYVVHPDWSAVSRSIVNPGIPTGGITSSLVFLVIAIVGTTIAPWQLFFQQSCVAEKRLRFADLKLARLDTLIGATFTVFVAGAMMLVGNYGFQHKVVFQDPAQLALALGPLAGKFVRNGVLLLMVNAAVLGTTAISLASAWAYGEVKGWEHSLHKKLWEAPGFYATYIACVGAAAAIVLIPHVPLQLVIISVQVFAGLILPSAIIFLQLLLNDHALLGDRWVNRPWNNWINWTIIAVLFALSLLLAAQVMLPNLFK; encoded by the coding sequence GTGCGCATAGAGGAAGCAGACCTCGAAGTTGCGGCGAGGCCACCAGCCCGTGGCCTCGTCGTTCCTCGTAGCTGGCAGAAACATCTGCTCTCGTTCCTAATGGTCTTTGGACCGGGCCTGATCGTGATGGAAGCGGACAACGACGCGGGAGCTGTTTCCACTTATATGCAGGCGGGCGGCCAGTATGGTTTGCACCTACTCTGGCTGCTTGTGGTGTTGCTGCCCATCTGCTACTTCGTACAGGAAATGGTGGCCCGGTTAGGAATCGCAACCGGCAAGGGCCACGCCGCCATGATCTATGAGCGCTTTGGCACGTGGTGGGGACGCTTCTCGCTCATCGATCTGCTGGTAGTCAACTTCCTAACGCTGATCACCGAGTTTGCGGCGATCTCCCTGGCACTCAGCGCGCTGGGAATCAACCCATACATATCGGTGCCGGTGTCGGCGTTGGGACTCACACTCATGGTCGTCACCGGAAGCTATCTTCGCTGGGAACGTATCGTCATAGCACTCTGTCTGATGGATCTAACCTGGTTCGCGCTGGCCTATGTCGTGCATCCCGACTGGTCAGCAGTTTCCCGCTCGATTGTGAACCCCGGAATTCCCACAGGTGGAATTACCAGCAGCCTCGTCTTTCTTGTAATTGCGATTGTGGGTACGACCATCGCACCATGGCAACTCTTCTTCCAGCAAAGTTGCGTGGCGGAAAAGCGGCTGCGCTTCGCAGACTTGAAGTTGGCGCGGCTCGATACACTCATCGGCGCAACCTTCACCGTGTTTGTGGCAGGCGCCATGATGCTGGTCGGCAACTATGGCTTTCAGCACAAAGTTGTCTTTCAAGACCCTGCTCAGCTTGCTCTCGCACTCGGTCCGCTTGCAGGAAAGTTCGTGCGTAACGGGGTGCTGTTGCTGATGGTCAATGCTGCCGTGCTGGGAACGACGGCCATCTCTCTGGCCAGCGCGTGGGCATACGGCGAAGTGAAGGGCTGGGAACACTCTCTTCACAAGAAACTGTGGGAAGCGCCTGGCTTCTACGCAACGTATATCGCCTGCGTCGGTGCGGCTGCGGCAATTGTCTTGATTCCGCATGTACCGCTGCAACTGGTCATTATCAGCGTGCAGGTTTTCGCGGGACTGATTCTTCCCTCCGCCATTATTTTTCTTCAGCTCCTGCTCAATGATCACGCGTTGCTCGGTGATCGCTGGGTCAACCGCCCCTGGAACAACTGGATCAACTGGACGATCATCGCTGTCCTCTTTGCTCTGTCGCTGCTGCTGGCTGCACAGGTAATGCTTCCCAACCTATTCAAGTAA
- the mbfA gene encoding iron exporter MbfA, with translation MKNFNELSEREILALAISLEEEDERVYADFFEGLRENYAGSAAVFDSMRHEESEHRRRLIELYRQKFGEHIPLIRRQDVKGFVQRTPVWLVRPLGLDTVRKQASAIEVETRRFYERAAARAQDASIRQLLDDLAQEERTHEDRAQELTEEKLRPDVKEDEDKARRRLFVLQIVQPGLAGLMDGSVSTLAPVFAAALATKNSWDAFLVGLAASLGAGISMGFAEALSDDGSLTGRGHPWVRGLICGAMTTLGGIGHTLPFLVPEFRIALGIAMAVVLVELGVITWVRHRFMDTPVFSAALQVGLGGALVFITGILIGRS, from the coding sequence ATGAAGAATTTCAATGAGTTGTCGGAACGCGAGATTCTCGCGCTGGCCATTTCTTTGGAAGAAGAGGACGAGCGCGTGTATGCAGACTTCTTCGAAGGGCTGCGCGAGAATTATGCCGGATCCGCTGCCGTCTTCGACAGCATGCGACATGAAGAGTCGGAGCATCGCCGTCGTCTGATCGAACTCTATCGGCAGAAGTTTGGCGAGCACATCCCGCTGATTCGCCGCCAGGACGTGAAAGGATTCGTCCAGCGCACGCCGGTGTGGCTGGTGCGTCCGTTGGGGTTGGACACGGTTCGCAAGCAGGCAAGCGCTATCGAAGTCGAAACGCGCAGGTTCTATGAACGGGCTGCGGCCCGAGCCCAGGATGCCAGCATCCGCCAGCTTCTCGATGATCTCGCGCAGGAGGAGCGCACGCATGAAGATCGCGCCCAGGAGCTAACGGAAGAAAAGCTGCGTCCAGACGTGAAAGAAGATGAGGACAAGGCACGCCGACGGCTGTTTGTGCTGCAAATCGTGCAGCCCGGCCTGGCTGGACTGATGGATGGCTCCGTTTCGACTTTGGCCCCGGTCTTTGCGGCGGCCTTGGCCACGAAGAACAGCTGGGATGCCTTCCTGGTCGGGCTGGCTGCATCGCTGGGAGCAGGCATCAGCATGGGCTTTGCGGAGGCGTTGTCCGATGACGGAAGTCTTACCGGACGCGGACACCCGTGGGTACGCGGGCTAATTTGCGGTGCCATGACAACGCTGGGGGGCATCGGTCACACCCTCCCGTTCCTTGTCCCGGAGTTTCGGATCGCCTTGGGGATTGCAATGGCCGTCGTGCTCGTCGAACTCGGGGTCATCACATGGGTGCGACACCGATTCATGGATACTCCGGTGTTTTCGGCAGCTCTGCAGGTGGGACTCGGCGGAGCGCTTGTGTTCATCACGGGCATCCTTATAGGAAGGTCGTAG
- a CDS encoding NirA family protein: protein MAAELFTNAVDFTEEQKHYLQGFFAGIAQRGSVPFAGDTTSGLITSDPVSGVANQAAQLPEETYFGTPISDLCKEERWKREENPLAIWDKLLAHANENRAPVAEDIFRFKFHGLFYVAPAQDSFMLRLRVPGCILTAHQMRGLAQMASDWGSGRADITTRGNLQIRELQPKDIVRVLTKLDFIGMTSRGAGADNIRNITASPITGIDPEELYDVTPLAEGMHYYILNSCDLYGLPRKFNIAFDNGGSISTLADTNDIGFVPVRVGEEHDIPGGVYFRVLLRGITGHGQFAADCGLLLDPSQTVAVAAAMTRVFSENGDRTDRKKARLKYLIDRWGIAKFVEETEKRLAFPLLHFSAEKCEPRKPINRSGHIGIHPQRQPGLHYIGVAVPVGRLPVSQMIALADIAERFGTGEMRLTVWQNLIIPNVPTQNLEAATESLLAVGLKITPGTVTSGTVACTGNKGCRYSATDTKKHAIELAMTLDERFPIVQPVNLHVTGCPHSCAQHYIGDIGLLGTKVEGEEGYQVVIGGGSDKDQGLARELISAIKFTDLTPVIERLFTAYLSLRAPEESFLSFSRRHDIASLKSFCEEKVS from the coding sequence ATGGCAGCAGAACTATTCACAAACGCGGTGGATTTCACGGAGGAGCAGAAGCACTACCTGCAGGGATTCTTTGCTGGTATCGCGCAGCGCGGCAGCGTTCCTTTCGCTGGCGATACCACATCCGGATTGATTACCAGTGACCCTGTATCTGGAGTTGCGAATCAGGCCGCGCAACTACCTGAGGAGACATACTTCGGAACGCCGATCTCTGATTTGTGCAAGGAAGAGCGCTGGAAGCGCGAAGAGAACCCGCTTGCTATCTGGGACAAACTCCTCGCGCACGCAAATGAAAACCGCGCGCCCGTTGCCGAAGACATTTTCCGATTCAAATTTCATGGACTCTTTTATGTTGCTCCGGCGCAGGATTCGTTCATGCTCAGGCTGCGCGTGCCCGGGTGCATTCTCACGGCGCACCAGATGCGCGGCCTTGCGCAGATGGCGTCCGACTGGGGATCGGGCCGCGCCGATATTACGACACGCGGCAATCTGCAAATTCGTGAGCTTCAGCCAAAAGACATCGTTCGCGTTCTTACAAAGCTCGACTTTATCGGCATGACCTCGCGCGGCGCAGGCGCGGACAACATCCGCAACATCACTGCATCGCCGATTACCGGAATCGATCCCGAGGAACTCTATGACGTAACACCGCTCGCAGAGGGGATGCACTACTACATCCTCAATTCATGCGATCTGTACGGCCTCCCGCGCAAATTCAACATCGCATTCGACAACGGCGGCTCGATCAGTACGCTTGCCGACACGAACGACATCGGCTTTGTTCCCGTGAGGGTTGGCGAAGAACACGACATCCCCGGGGGCGTTTATTTTCGCGTGCTGCTCCGCGGCATTACCGGACACGGGCAGTTCGCCGCAGACTGCGGCCTTCTGCTCGACCCGAGCCAGACTGTCGCAGTGGCCGCCGCGATGACTCGCGTCTTCTCCGAGAATGGAGATCGCACCGACCGCAAGAAAGCGCGCCTGAAATATCTCATAGATCGCTGGGGCATCGCAAAGTTTGTGGAAGAAACAGAAAAGCGGCTTGCGTTTCCTCTGCTCCACTTCTCCGCGGAAAAATGCGAGCCGCGCAAGCCGATAAACCGCTCCGGACACATAGGCATCCATCCGCAGCGGCAGCCAGGTCTGCACTACATTGGAGTGGCCGTACCCGTTGGCCGTCTGCCAGTGAGCCAAATGATCGCGCTTGCCGACATAGCCGAGCGTTTTGGTACAGGCGAAATGCGTCTTACCGTCTGGCAGAACCTCATCATTCCCAACGTGCCTACGCAAAACCTCGAAGCAGCCACAGAATCGCTTCTTGCCGTCGGGCTGAAAATCACTCCCGGTACAGTCACGTCCGGCACTGTTGCCTGCACAGGCAACAAAGGTTGCCGCTACTCCGCCACTGATACCAAGAAGCATGCCATTGAACTGGCTATGACGCTCGATGAGCGCTTCCCCATCGTTCAGCCAGTTAATCTGCACGTCACAGGGTGCCCACACTCCTGCGCACAACATTACATCGGCGACATAGGCTTGCTGGGCACAAAAGTAGAAGGCGAGGAAGGATATCAGGTCGTCATTGGCGGCGGTTCAGACAAGGATCAAGGGCTGGCCCGCGAATTGATCTCCGCCATCAAGTTTACCGATCTGACTCCGGTCATAGAGCGGCTCTTCACCGCCTATTTGAGCCTCCGTGCGCCCGAGGAGTCATTTCTATCCTTCAGCCGCCGACATGACATCGCGTCCCTTAAGTCATTTTGCGAAGAGAAAGTGAGTTAG
- a CDS encoding MgtC/SapB family protein, whose translation MIGISTVSFSLHLLAAIVMGATVGMERQWRQRMAGTRTNALVAAGAAAFVMCGFLLDNDPSARGRIVSYVVSGVGFLGAGVIFKEGGNVRGLNTAATIWCSAAIGALCGLGALNLALVLGVAILVANMGLRPLAYRLHPAIPEDCCIERTTMSPRLSVVPSRMRESNSS comes from the coding sequence ATGATCGGAATCAGCACTGTTTCATTCAGCCTGCACTTGTTAGCTGCGATCGTGATGGGCGCAACGGTGGGCATGGAGCGGCAATGGCGGCAACGCATGGCGGGCACCCGTACCAATGCTCTGGTGGCCGCCGGAGCCGCGGCTTTTGTGATGTGTGGCTTCCTCCTCGATAATGACCCTTCTGCGCGCGGGCGTATCGTCTCCTATGTCGTCTCTGGAGTAGGCTTCCTGGGGGCCGGAGTGATCTTCAAGGAAGGTGGAAACGTGCGCGGTCTAAACACGGCCGCGACGATATGGTGTTCTGCCGCGATCGGTGCGCTGTGCGGGCTCGGTGCTCTGAACCTGGCACTTGTGCTCGGGGTCGCCATTCTAGTAGCGAACATGGGGCTTCGGCCGCTTGCTTATCGTCTCCACCCCGCCATTCCCGAGGATTGTTGCATCGAGAGGACGACGATGTCGCCGAGGCTATCGGTGGTCCCTTCCAGGATGAGGGAATCGAACTCATCCTGA
- a CDS encoding FAD-dependent oxidoreductase — MKIIAEQNGVEKTIEGTHILVATGRVPNTKDLGLEVAGVQVTDRGYVKVNERLETTAPGVWAVGEVAGSPQFTHISEDDFHIIRDNVTGGNHVTTGRLVPFCMFTDPEFARVGLSEREARTKCIPYRLFTVPMATVLRARSLVDTRGFLKVLVATDSDRILGFMIFGVGAGEVMSAVQIAMMGGLPYTALRDAVLAHPTLVEGLHMLFESVPSVPSETIPEEMTV, encoded by the coding sequence GTGAAAATTATCGCCGAGCAAAACGGAGTTGAGAAGACCATAGAGGGCACACACATCCTGGTTGCAACGGGTCGCGTCCCAAACACGAAAGATCTGGGACTGGAAGTAGCAGGCGTTCAGGTCACGGATCGCGGCTATGTGAAGGTGAACGAACGCCTCGAGACCACTGCACCCGGCGTCTGGGCTGTCGGCGAGGTGGCCGGAAGCCCCCAGTTTACTCACATCAGTGAAGACGATTTCCATATCATCCGTGACAACGTCACCGGCGGCAATCATGTCACCACCGGAAGATTGGTTCCATTCTGCATGTTCACCGATCCGGAGTTTGCTCGAGTCGGGCTCAGTGAGAGGGAGGCTAGGACCAAATGTATTCCGTACCGGCTATTCACGGTTCCAATGGCGACAGTCCTCCGTGCGCGCTCGCTTGTTGATACGCGCGGATTCCTGAAGGTCCTTGTCGCGACAGATAGTGATCGGATCCTTGGCTTCATGATCTTCGGTGTTGGAGCAGGCGAGGTCATGTCGGCCGTTCAGATCGCGATGATGGGAGGACTACCCTACACAGCGCTAAGGGATGCGGTTCTGGCCCACCCCACGCTTGTCGAAGGGCTTCACATGCTGTTCGAGTCGGTCCCTTCTGTACCGAGTGAAACGATACCGGAGGAAATGACAGTTTAG